GGTGGCGGCCATGATGCGGGATCACGGGATAAGGCGGCACGGAAACCGAAGGGCGAGGGGGAGCGGGTCATTCCCCTGGACAATGACGACTTCTCCGAATTCTAGGCTCAACGGAAACCTTGAGGCGTGGATCATGACAATGGAAACCCTGGAACACTCCGATACCCTGGTGTCGCTGGCGGGCAAGTACCTTACCTTCAATCTCGGCAACGAGGGTTACGGGCTCGAGATCCTGAAGGTGCAGGAGATCATCGGCATGCAGAACATCACCTCGGTCCCCACGACCCCGGAATACGTCAAAGGGGTGATCAACCTGCGCGGCAAGGTGATCCCGGTCATCGACCTGCGGCTCAAGTTCGGCATGCCGCCTCAGGAGACCACCCGCAAGACCTGCATCATCGTGGTCCAGGTCCATGGCGACGAGTCCGATCTCATCATGGGCATCGTGGTGGACGAGGTGTCCGAGGTGCTCAATATCGCCGCCGACCAGATAGAGCCGGCTTCCGCCCTAGGGTCGCGGCTGGATTCCCAGTTCATCCTCGGCATGGCCAAAACCGAAGCGGCGGTGAAGATCCTGTTGGATATCGACAAGATACTGGCGCCCGATGAGATACTTGAACTGAAGGCTTGATGATGGGGGAGAAGGGAAAAGGGAAATGGGAAATGGGAAAAGAAAAGAGCTTAACTACGAAAGACGCGAAAGGCGCGAAAAAGGCAGAAGGTTAGGAGGTTTCGATTACCCCTGTAGGAACGACGCCCTCGTCGCGATTGCCAGACTCCAATCGCGGCGAGCTGGCGCTTCCACCGTCATCTGTTTGTTCTTTCGCGTCTTTCGCGTCTTTCGTAGTTAACAGTTTTTTCGCTTTTCGCTTTTCGCTTTTCGCTTTTCGCTTTTCGCTTTTCGCTTTTCGCTTTTCGCTTTTCGCTTTTCGCTTTTTGGCGCCGGCGCAGCACCGCTCCAGGGTGGGTGGTATCAACGGTCCCGCCGGTGCTTGATGCGGCGGCGATCGATGTCGGCCACCAGCTTGCGGACGGCTTTGTTATTCTGTGGTTCCATATCCACGAAACGCCCGCCGAGCCTCAGGCGCTGGCGGATGGCGGCCTGACCGACGAAGCAGATCTCCAGGGAGCCCGTGATTTGCTCGCCGTCGCGCAGGCGGATGGTGCAGGTGCCGATACGTTGCCCCTTCTCCACGTCGACCACCGGCCGGCGCACCAGTTCGAGGCCGAGCCCACCCACGGAGATGTCCCGCAACTCCCCCTGGAGCAGGCCGCCGCCTTCGGTCTGCAGGAACACCGGAATGCGTTCGGAGAGTTCCACCTCGGCGCGATAAGCGGCGCGGCGTGGCTGATAACGCAGAATGGTGGGGAAGGCGGCGGTGTATACCGCGATGCCCCCGGAGCTGTCGATGTGAGTCACCTGGGAATGGAAGCTGATATCAACACCGTGGTGACGGGTGATGAGGCGGAACTCCCGTATTCGCGTGAGCCGTTCATGCCCGCCGCGGGGATTGAGTTCATCCAGCTCCAGGGTGGCCGTGCCCGTGTCCACCTGCAGGATAGAGCTGGTGAAAGTCTCGTCGGAGCCCTCCAGCAGCATGGTGACCTGCTTGCGGGCATCCAGAAGCTCGTGGAGCACGCGGCCGATTTGCTCGGAGGTGTTGAGCCGCTCCGGATCCAGGGATGGCCGCGGGCCGGGTTCGCCGCCTTTCCCCGAGAGGAGTTTTTCCAGGAGTCCCATGGTGGTTAGCGGATAAACGCTCGCAAGAACATCATCGCCCGCCAGGGCCGCCCGGTGTGGCGACAGGACTCAGGCCTTGGCAAGGTAGCCCGAATGTCCCGCACCCTGACGGCGCCCCTGGGGTCCATACAGGTGGGTGCGGGAATCCGTGCCGTGCAGGATGTCCAGCAGGCGTTCCGCCGAGCGCTGACTGATGGCGATGACCCGCCCGTTGGCCAGGTTGAGATCGCGGCAACGGTTCACCCGCGCACGGAAGTCCAGCCAGGCCGTGGCCAGCCCAGCCAGGCCTCGGGCCTCCAGGCCGCGCTCTACGGCATCCTCGCCATGATGGTGTATGCCCAGCTCCGTCAGGGTCTGGGCAATGCTTCGGCCCACGGCATCCAGGGTGCGGGATTGTTCCTGCTTACGCTCGGCGATGGCGCCGATGGCGGCGCGGTCGCGGTGGGCCAGGGCATCCCGTTCCTCTTCCAGGGTGGCCACCAGGGTACTCGTGGCGTCGCCTGCGGCGTCGAGGAGTCGGCTCAGGTTCGCCGTCGGGTCAGTTGTGTGCATGGGCCACCACCGTACGGTTCAGCATCAGTTCGAAACGGATGAATTTTTCCGCGGTGCGCTCAGGATTCACCTGGTAGCTGCCCTTGGACAGGGATTCGCGGATGGATTCGACGCGATGGGCGTCCACTATGGGTATCTGGGCCATCAGGCGCTCCATGTTTTCCAGGCTCACCGCGGTCTGGGTGAGGGACACGGTCTCGCCCCCCGGTGGCCGGGCGGTCGCGCCTTCCCGCCGCGCAGAGGACGGTTGGCTGCCCACCTGTCGCGGCGTCAGGGTGTTGCCGGCGATGCCTTTGATGTCGATTGCCATGGGCTTCTCTCCCGTGTGCGTGGATCAGTCCCGTCTCAAGTCGTAGCGACCCGGGAGCCGACCGCCTTTATCCCCGTTCACAGGCGGGCTTCACAATTGTATACGTACCTTGCCGTCGGGTGTGACCCGGCCCTCCACCACACGGCTCGAGCTGGTGTTTTCCACCCGCACCCGTTCGCCGGCCGCGGCGTCCGCGAGGGCCCGGCCATGCATCTGTACAGAGAACCCCCGGGCGCCCGATATCAACAATACCCGCTCGCCCCGCTTTACCAGGTTCGGCCGCTCCAGGTGGCGATGGCTCACGACGCCGCCGGCGGCCAGGGACAGGCGCATGCGCATGCCCACGAGGGCCTCGGGGTCGTCGAAGTGGCCGGCGCGCAGGGACGTCGTGTCCCGCTCCTCCATGACGAAGTCTGCCCGTTCCAGGATCTCGCCCCGGCTCTTGGCGCGCGCCAGCACCGCCACCGGCTGCATCACCTTCACCGCCACCGGCACGTACAGGGACCAGGGCCGGGCGCCGGTGCAGCGCACTCCCACCGTGACGTTGCCCGGGCCGATGCTGCCGTTGGGCAGGAAGGCCTCGAGGGGCTGGGTACACCGATTGAGACGCAACCGGCTGTCCAGGGCCGTGGCTTCCACCACTACCCTGCCTGCGAGGCCGTCGAGGTTTTTAATGACATAGTCCCGCGCCGCCCCACGGATGGTATCCAGGGCCTGGGGCTCGGCCGCTGCTGGCGGCAGGATGGTGACCATCAAGAGAGTGATAACGAGTGCTCGAGTCATGCTGGCTGCCTGTGTTCGCGGGACTTGCCATGGGAAGATGCAAAGCACATGCCGTTCTGGGGGCGATGGGCGATGGGCGATGGGTGATGGGCAATGGGCGGCGCGCCTCGGGCCGGATGAGCCGCCGGCGGGCATGGCGTGGGCTCCAGGACCGGTTTTGAGGGGACACCGCTTGCCGCCCGACGGCAAACACCTGCCGACGCCGGGGATCCGCGGGACGCCGGGATCTTGCCACCGTCCGCCGGCGCCACGGCCAAACGGGCCGGGGAGCCCCGATAATGGGGGTCCCGCAGCCGCCGGGTCGAACCTGGCACGAAACCTGAATGATCCCCGCCGAGTTCCGATTTTCTGTAGGGAGATGGCCGTGGCAATCAGCATAGACAAGGCATTTGGCATTCACGAGGCCGCGGTAGTGACCCGGGCGCGCCGCGCCGGCCTCATCGCCACCAACCTCGCCAACGCCGACACCCCCGGTTACAAGGCCCGGGACATCGATTTCCGCGAGGTCCTGAACGAGGCCACCGCGGCCCGCGACGCCGGCCAGCCCCGGCGTACCCACGAGCGCCACCTGGGGGGTGGTCCCGCCACCCTCGGAGTGGGCGGTCTCGAGGGTGTCAAGTACCGCATACCGCTGAATCCAAGCCTGGACGGCAATACGGTGGATATGAACGTGGAACAGGCGGCCTTCACCAAGAACGCCATGATGTACCAGGCCAGCCTCCATTTCCTGGATCGCAGGGTCAAGGGCCTGACCCAGGTCATCAAGGGAGAGTAGCCATGTCCCTGTTCAAGATCTTCGACACCGCCGCCACCGCCCTGGCCGCCCAGTCGGTGCGCATGAACGTGACGGCCAGCAACATGGCCAACGCGGATACCATCAGCAGCAGCGTGAATGAGACCTATAGGGCCCGTTATCCTGTGTTTCAGGCCGTGCTGCGGGAGCAGATGGCTTTCGGTGATGATCACGCCGCCGAGGGCGTGAGGGTGCTGGGGATCGTGGAGGGTGCCGCGCCGCCGCGGGCCGAATACCGCCCCGACCACCCCCAGGCCGATGACGAGGGCTACATCTTCAGGCCCAACATCAACATGGTGGAGCAGATGACCGACATGATATCGGCGTCCCGCAGCTTTCAGAGCAACATCGAGGTGATCAACGCGTCCAAGCAGATGATGCAGCGCACGCTGCAACTCGGCCAGGGCTAGCGGACGACGAGGTAGGGGACCATGACCAAGACGGGTGATATCGGCAACGACCTGGTGAAGAACCTCAGTATCGCCAACAAGCAGCAGACGGACAAGGCACGCAACGAGCTGGGCCAGGACGAGTTCTTCAAGCTCATGACGGCGCAGCTCCAGAACCAGGACCCCTTGAAGCCCCTGGAGAGCAACGAGTTCCTCGCCCAGATGGCGCAGTTCTCCATGGTCAGTGGGGTCCAGGAGATGCAGCAGACCTTCTCGAGCCTGTCCAACGCGCTGCAGTCCAGCCAGGCCCTGCAGGCCTCCACCCTCGTGGGACGCAGCGTTCTCATCCCGGGCTCGCGCGGCACCCTGGATGCCCAGCAAGGGCTGCAGGGTGCGGTTGAGCTGCCCCAGGCCTCGCCGCAGGTCACCCTCAGCATCGTCGACGATCTGGGGCAAACGGTGCGCCGCATCGATCTCGGGGCCCAGTCGGCGGGCCTCGTGGACTTCACCTGGGATGGGCTGACCGATGGCGGTGAGCAGGCCCCACCGGGTAGCTACACCGTGCGTGGCGCTTACGATGCCGGTGACGACGCCCTGGCGGCGGAGACCCTGGTGGTGGCCCATGTGGACAGCGTGACCCTGGGTCGGGGCGGGCAGGCGCCCGAGCTCAATCTCTCGGGGCAGGATTCGGTATCCCTCGGCGTGGTGCGACGGATCCTTTAGACAGTAACCAGAATAACAGGAGAGCGAATCATGGCATTTCGCGTTGCAGTGAGCGGCATCCAGGCGGCCACCAAGGATTTGAATGCCACCGGTAACAACATCGCCAACTCCAACACCACGGGCTTCAAGCGTGCGCGGGTGGAGTTCGCGGACATCTTCGCCAATTCCAACCTGGGCTCCGCCCAGGATGCTTCGGGGCAGGGGGTACAGGTCACCCGCGTGGCCCAGCAGTTCTCCCAGGGCAATATCTCCTTCACGGACAACAACCTCGACCTCGCCGTCAACGGCGAGGGCTTCTTCGTGGTGGAGGACAACAACGGGATCTTCTATACCCGGGCGGGGGCCTTCGGCGTGGACCGCGACGGCAACGTGGTCAACGGCACCGGCCAGCGTCTCCAGGCCTTCCAGGCCGCCGCCAACGGCTCCATCACCGGCGCCGTGGGGGACCTGCAGATCGATACCTCGAACATCGCGCCCGAGGCCACCACGGCGGTGGAGGCCCGCGTCAACCTGGATGCGGGGGATGACACCAACGTCCATCCCAGCCTCACCTTCACGTCGTTTTCCGACTTCCAGAATGAGGATGGCTACACCTTCGATCTCACCGATGGCGCCGGCAACACCGAGACCGTAGAACTCGATTTCCTCTCCGAGGGCCCCGATCCCACCACGGCGTCCCGAACCGAGGTGGCCGAGTACATCTCCAGCAAGGTGAACCAGACCACCCATTTCGATGCCGAGGTCAATGGCAGCAACGTGGTGCTGACCGCGGCCCGGCGCTCTGCGAACAAGATCGACGTCACCAACCTGGTGAACGCCCCGGCCGCCACCACCCCGCCCCCACCGCCCTCCCTGACCGTGGATACGGGTAGCGGCGTCGGGATCGACCCTGCAGACGATCTGGACCTGAATTTTGGTGCGGGTGACGATCTCACCACCACCTTCACCGATCCCTTCCCCTTCAACCCCAACGAGCCGCGCAGTTTCAACAATGCCACCTCGTTGACGGTATTCGACTCCCTCGGCCAGGAGCACCTGCTGAGCACCTACTATCGCAAGGTGGAGGCCAACCTGTGGGAGGTGCACGCGCGCATCGACGGCGACAACACCCAACTGGTGGGGGGCGGCACCCCGCCCACCATCAGCTTCGACAGCGGCGGTAACCTCACCACCGCCACCCCCATGCCCATCAACTTCGGCCAGTTCACGCCCACCACCGGCGCCGCGCCCATCGATGTAAGCATCGACTTCACCGGCACCACCCAGTTCGGCGCCGCCTTCGGCGTCAACGCCCTGTCCCAGGACGGCTTCAGCACCGGCCGCCTGAGCGGCGTGGACATCAGCGACGACGGGCTGGTACAGGCCCGCTTCTCCAATGGCAAGAGCCGGGCGCTCGGACAGGTACAGCTCGCCAACTTCGCCAATGTGCAGGGTCTGCAGCCCCAGGGCGACACCCTGTGGGCGGAGACCGCTAACTCCGGCGAGCCCCTGCCGGGGGCGCCGGGCACCGCCAGCCTGGGACTCGTCCAGGCCGGTGCCCTGGAGGAGTCCAACGTCGAACTCGCCGACCAGCTGGTGAACATGATCGTGGCCCAGCGCAACTTCCAGGCCAACGCCCAGATGATCCGCACCGAGGACGAGGTGACCCAGACCATCATCAACATCCGCTGATCCTGAGCGGGCGATGAGGATACGGCAGCATCACGGCAGCGCAGAGGTGAGATGAAATGGATAGGATGGTCTATGTCGCCATGACCGGTGCCCGCGAGGCCATGCACGGCCTCGCGGTCAATGCCAACAACCTGGCCAATGTCACCACCCCCGGCTTTCGCGCCGACCTGGCCCAGGCCCGCAGCATGCCCGTGTTCGGCCCGGGTCATCCCACCCGGGCCTACGCCATGACGGAGCGGCCGGGCCATGACCTCAACCCCTCGACCATCCACACCACCGGCCGGCCCCTCGACGTGGCAATCGGCGGCGCGGGCTGGCTGGGGGTGCTGGATGCCCAAGGCAACGAGGCCTACACCCGGCGCGGCGACTTCCAGACCACCGTCAACGGCATCCTGGTCAACGGCGCCGGCCAGCCGGTGCTGGGTAACGGCGGCCCCATCGCGTTACCCCCCGCCCAAGCGGTGGAGATCGCCGGCGACGGCACCATCAGCATCCTGCCCATGGGACAGAACGCCAACGCCCTGGTGACGGTCGACCGCCTGAAGCTGGTGAACCCGCCCGGCGCCGAGATGGAGAAGGGCGAGGACGGCCTGTTCCGGCGTCGCGACGGCGTGCCCGCCGAGGCGGATGCCGCGGTCCAGGTGGTGTCCGGGGGCCTGGAGACCAGCAACGTCAGCGCCGTCGCGGCGATGACGGAAATGATGACCCTGGCCCGCAATTTCGAGTTCCAGATCAAGGTCATGGAGACGGCGAAGGAGACCAGCGAGCGCGCCGCCACCATCCTGCGTCTCAGTTAACACGCATAACACGCAACACCGCAGGGCCGTGGGCAGACCCCCCTTGCGAGAACCGAGGAGCACAGCGTCATGAGCAGTCAATCCATGTGGATCGCCAAGACCGGCCTCGAGGCCCAGCAGACCCGGCTGGCGGTCACTTCCAACAATCTAGCCAACGTGGCCACCACCGGCTTCAAGCAGGGGCGGCCCGTCTTCGCCGATCTGCTCTACCAGACGGTGCGCCAGCCCGGTGCCGCGTCGTCGGAGAACACCCAGTTGCCGTCGGGGCTGATGATCGGCACCGGGGTGCGCACCGTGGCCACGGAGAAGCTGTTCAAGCAGGGCAACATCACCCAGACCGAGAACTCCCTGGACCTGGCCATCAGCGGCAAGGGCTTCTTCGAGATCCTGCTGCCCAACGGCTCCGTGGCCTATACCCGCGATGGCGGCTTCCAGGTGGATGGTGATGGCAATGTGGTGACCGCCACCGGCTTCCTGCTGCAGCCCAACCTTACGGTACCCGACGAGGTCACCGCCCTCACGGTGGGCCAGGACGGCACCGTCACCGTCCAGGTGGCGGGGGATACCGCCCCCACCGAGATCGGCGAGATCCAGCTCACCGAGTTCATCAATCCGGCCGGGCTGCAGCCCATCGGCGACAACCTGTTCATGGAGACCGCCTCCTCGGGGGCGCCCCAGCAGGGGGTGCCCGGCGAGGACAGTCGCGGCCAGTTGATCCAGGGCGCCCTGGAGAGTTCCAACGTCAACACGGTGGAGGAACTGGTGAACATGATCGAGGCCCAGCGGGCCTACGAGATGAATGCCAAGGCCATATCCACCGCCGACCAGATGTTGGAGTTCGCGGTCCAGCTCCTGTGATGACGCAACCGGCCGGGGTGCCGGGAGGAATACGATGAAAATGCCAACGCGCCTGTTCATGGCGGCACTGCTTCTTGCCCTGCTGGGCGGCTGCCAGACCCAGCCTACCCGTGACCCCGCCTTCGCGGCGGCGCGGCCGGAACCCCAGCCGGCCCCGGCGCCCACCGCCGGCGCCATCTTCTCCGTGGCCCATACCGGGCCCCAGTTCTACGACGCCACCTTGTTCACCGACACTCGGGCGCGCCGCGTCGGGGATATCCTCACCATCCAGCTGGTAGAACAGACGACGGCGGAGAAGGAGTCCGAGACCATCATCGAGCAGGAGACCATCTTCGAAGATGACAATCCCACCATCTTCGGTGGCAGCCCCAGCATCCCCCGCCTGCCGGTGGTGCGTAACGTGCTGGACGCCGGGGAAGATCGGCGCTTCAGCCTCGCCAACAGCATCAATTCGAACAGGGAGTTCGAAGGCCTCGGCGAGACCACCCAGTCCAACCGCATTCGAGGCGAGATCACGGTGACGGTGGCCGAGGTCCTGCCCAACGGCAACCTGGTCATCCAGGGCGAGAAGGTCATGACCCTGACTCGCGGCAACGAGTACCTGC
The Gammaproteobacteria bacterium DNA segment above includes these coding regions:
- a CDS encoding chemotaxis protein CheW, whose amino-acid sequence is MTMETLEHSDTLVSLAGKYLTFNLGNEGYGLEILKVQEIIGMQNITSVPTTPEYVKGVINLRGKVIPVIDLRLKFGMPPQETTRKTCIIVVQVHGDESDLIMGIVVDEVSEVLNIAADQIEPASALGSRLDSQFILGMAKTEAAVKILLDIDKILAPDEILELKA
- a CDS encoding flagellar regulator YcgR PilZN domain-containing protein; amino-acid sequence: MGLLEKLLSGKGGEPGPRPSLDPERLNTSEQIGRVLHELLDARKQVTMLLEGSDETFTSSILQVDTGTATLELDELNPRGGHERLTRIREFRLITRHHGVDISFHSQVTHIDSSGGIAVYTAAFPTILRYQPRRAAYRAEVELSERIPVFLQTEGGGLLQGELRDISVGGLGLELVRRPVVDVEKGQRIGTCTIRLRDGEQITGSLEICFVGQAAIRQRLRLGGRFVDMEPQNNKAVRKLVADIDRRRIKHRRDR
- a CDS encoding flagellar protein FlgN, with product MHTTDPTANLSRLLDAAGDATSTLVATLEEERDALAHRDRAAIGAIAERKQEQSRTLDAVGRSIAQTLTELGIHHHGEDAVERGLEARGLAGLATAWLDFRARVNRCRDLNLANGRVIAISQRSAERLLDILHGTDSRTHLYGPQGRRQGAGHSGYLAKA
- the flgM gene encoding flagellar biosynthesis anti-sigma factor FlgM, which translates into the protein MAIDIKGIAGNTLTPRQVGSQPSSARREGATARPPGGETVSLTQTAVSLENMERLMAQIPIVDAHRVESIRESLSKGSYQVNPERTAEKFIRFELMLNRTVVAHAHN
- the flgA gene encoding flagellar basal body P-ring formation chaperone FlgA, with product MTRALVITLLMVTILPPAAAEPQALDTIRGAARDYVIKNLDGLAGRVVVEATALDSRLRLNRCTQPLEAFLPNGSIGPGNVTVGVRCTGARPWSLYVPVAVKVMQPVAVLARAKSRGEILERADFVMEERDTTSLRAGHFDDPEALVGMRMRLSLAAGGVVSHRHLERPNLVKRGERVLLISGARGFSVQMHGRALADAAAGERVRVENTSSSRVVEGRVTPDGKVRIQL
- the flgB gene encoding flagellar basal body rod protein FlgB, with the translated sequence MAISIDKAFGIHEAAVVTRARRAGLIATNLANADTPGYKARDIDFREVLNEATAARDAGQPRRTHERHLGGGPATLGVGGLEGVKYRIPLNPSLDGNTVDMNVEQAAFTKNAMMYQASLHFLDRRVKGLTQVIKGE
- the flgC gene encoding flagellar basal body rod protein FlgC; amino-acid sequence: MSLFKIFDTAATALAAQSVRMNVTASNMANADTISSSVNETYRARYPVFQAVLREQMAFGDDHAAEGVRVLGIVEGAAPPRAEYRPDHPQADDEGYIFRPNINMVEQMTDMISASRSFQSNIEVINASKQMMQRTLQLGQG
- a CDS encoding flagellar hook assembly protein FlgD, which encodes MTKTGDIGNDLVKNLSIANKQQTDKARNELGQDEFFKLMTAQLQNQDPLKPLESNEFLAQMAQFSMVSGVQEMQQTFSSLSNALQSSQALQASTLVGRSVLIPGSRGTLDAQQGLQGAVELPQASPQVTLSIVDDLGQTVRRIDLGAQSAGLVDFTWDGLTDGGEQAPPGSYTVRGAYDAGDDALAAETLVVAHVDSVTLGRGGQAPELNLSGQDSVSLGVVRRIL
- a CDS encoding flagellar hook protein FlgE gives rise to the protein MAFRVAVSGIQAATKDLNATGNNIANSNTTGFKRARVEFADIFANSNLGSAQDASGQGVQVTRVAQQFSQGNISFTDNNLDLAVNGEGFFVVEDNNGIFYTRAGAFGVDRDGNVVNGTGQRLQAFQAAANGSITGAVGDLQIDTSNIAPEATTAVEARVNLDAGDDTNVHPSLTFTSFSDFQNEDGYTFDLTDGAGNTETVELDFLSEGPDPTTASRTEVAEYISSKVNQTTHFDAEVNGSNVVLTAARRSANKIDVTNLVNAPAATTPPPPPSLTVDTGSGVGIDPADDLDLNFGAGDDLTTTFTDPFPFNPNEPRSFNNATSLTVFDSLGQEHLLSTYYRKVEANLWEVHARIDGDNTQLVGGGTPPTISFDSGGNLTTATPMPINFGQFTPTTGAAPIDVSIDFTGTTQFGAAFGVNALSQDGFSTGRLSGVDISDDGLVQARFSNGKSRALGQVQLANFANVQGLQPQGDTLWAETANSGEPLPGAPGTASLGLVQAGALEESNVELADQLVNMIVAQRNFQANAQMIRTEDEVTQTIINIR
- a CDS encoding flagellar basal body rod protein FlgF, with protein sequence MDRMVYVAMTGAREAMHGLAVNANNLANVTTPGFRADLAQARSMPVFGPGHPTRAYAMTERPGHDLNPSTIHTTGRPLDVAIGGAGWLGVLDAQGNEAYTRRGDFQTTVNGILVNGAGQPVLGNGGPIALPPAQAVEIAGDGTISILPMGQNANALVTVDRLKLVNPPGAEMEKGEDGLFRRRDGVPAEADAAVQVVSGGLETSNVSAVAAMTEMMTLARNFEFQIKVMETAKETSERAATILRLS
- the flgG gene encoding flagellar basal-body rod protein FlgG, whose protein sequence is MSSQSMWIAKTGLEAQQTRLAVTSNNLANVATTGFKQGRPVFADLLYQTVRQPGAASSENTQLPSGLMIGTGVRTVATEKLFKQGNITQTENSLDLAISGKGFFEILLPNGSVAYTRDGGFQVDGDGNVVTATGFLLQPNLTVPDEVTALTVGQDGTVTVQVAGDTAPTEIGEIQLTEFINPAGLQPIGDNLFMETASSGAPQQGVPGEDSRGQLIQGALESSNVNTVEELVNMIEAQRAYEMNAKAISTADQMLEFAVQLL
- a CDS encoding flagellar basal body L-ring protein FlgH, which translates into the protein MKMPTRLFMAALLLALLGGCQTQPTRDPAFAAARPEPQPAPAPTAGAIFSVAHTGPQFYDATLFTDTRARRVGDILTIQLVEQTTAEKESETIIEQETIFEDDNPTIFGGSPSIPRLPVVRNVLDAGEDRRFSLANSINSNREFEGLGETTQSNRIRGEITVTVAEVLPNGNLVIQGEKVMTLTRGNEYLRFSGIVRPMDVTADNTVPSTRVANSTIHYAGDGEVADSNVMGWLARFFVSALVPF